From Rudanella lutea DSM 19387, a single genomic window includes:
- a CDS encoding purple acid phosphatase family protein gives MKSLLLCLGLSLTTAVAQVHKDYPPGPYPDRLILGWQANPATTQSVNWRTDSTVTGAVGAIAEADPSGDFVASASVVAATTERVVLDGRTVLYHSVQFKGLKPATKYSYRVGDGKLWSEWFQFKTATDKPAPFSFLYFGDAQNDIRSLWSRAVRGAYTTLPTASLMIHAGDLITTSNADWQWGEWFEAGGWINGMLPALPAPGNHEYFRDETGKVRVSRHWRPSFSLPENGPKGLEETAYFLDYQGVRFVSLNSQAAILDSAVMRLQAEWLNKTLADNPNRWTIVTHHHPIYSTKQGRDNNEWRDRMEPIYKKYNVDLVLQGHDHTYGRGINMPLGKSRKHPDGPIYVVSVSGPKMYDIGLQTWMDRAASNTQLYQTVSIDGDRLTYQAYTVTGEKYDSFVLTKNAKGQNTLVDQAPALAPERLDLPAEYQKRFTPEQAEQYQKRFQEYKARKLGGKG, from the coding sequence ATGAAATCCCTTTTACTGTGTTTGGGCCTGAGCCTGACAACGGCTGTGGCGCAGGTACACAAAGACTACCCGCCGGGGCCATACCCCGATCGCCTGATTCTCGGCTGGCAGGCCAACCCCGCTACGACCCAATCGGTCAACTGGCGCACCGACTCCACTGTGACCGGGGCCGTGGGGGCTATTGCCGAGGCCGACCCCTCCGGCGACTTTGTGGCGAGTGCCAGTGTGGTGGCCGCCACTACCGAGCGTGTGGTGCTAGACGGCCGCACGGTGTTGTACCATTCGGTGCAGTTCAAAGGGCTGAAACCCGCTACCAAATACAGCTACCGCGTGGGCGATGGTAAGCTCTGGAGCGAGTGGTTTCAGTTTAAAACCGCTACCGACAAACCCGCACCGTTTTCGTTTCTGTACTTCGGCGATGCCCAGAACGACATTCGGTCGCTGTGGTCGCGGGCAGTGCGCGGGGCCTACACTACGCTGCCCACGGCCAGTCTGATGATTCATGCCGGAGATCTCATTACCACGTCCAACGCTGATTGGCAGTGGGGGGAGTGGTTCGAAGCGGGGGGGTGGATAAACGGGATGCTGCCCGCCCTGCCCGCGCCGGGCAACCACGAATATTTCCGGGACGAAACGGGCAAGGTGCGGGTATCGCGGCACTGGCGTCCGTCGTTTTCACTCCCCGAAAATGGCCCCAAAGGACTGGAAGAAACCGCTTATTTTCTCGATTATCAGGGCGTTCGGTTTGTATCGCTCAATTCGCAGGCCGCCATTCTCGACTCGGCCGTGATGCGCCTTCAGGCCGAGTGGCTGAACAAGACGTTGGCCGACAACCCGAATCGGTGGACCATTGTGACGCATCACCACCCGATTTACTCGACCAAACAGGGCCGCGACAACAACGAGTGGCGCGACCGGATGGAGCCGATTTACAAGAAATACAACGTTGATCTAGTATTGCAGGGCCATGACCATACCTACGGCCGGGGTATCAATATGCCGCTGGGCAAGAGCCGCAAACACCCCGACGGCCCCATCTATGTGGTGTCGGTGAGTGGGCCGAAAATGTACGATATTGGTTTGCAAACCTGGATGGATCGGGCCGCATCGAACACGCAGCTGTACCAGACCGTCTCCATCGACGGCGACCGGCTGACGTATCAGGCGTACACCGTAACGGGCGAGAAATACGACTCGTTCGTACTGACCAAAAATGCCAAAGGGCAAAATACCCTCGTGGATCAGGCTCCAGCTTTAGCCCCCGAACGGCTCGATTTGCCCGCTGAATATCAGAAACGCTTTACGCCCGAACAGGCCGAGCAATACCAGAAGCGGTTTCAGGAGTACAAAGCCCGCAAGCTGGGTGGCAAAGGCTAA
- a CDS encoding acyltransferase family protein, which produces MIQPTNRLISLDAVRGFTIAAMIMVNFPGTEEHVYFTLRHSKWNGLSFTDLIAPVFLFVVGVSIALAYSGKRDAGGPRGPLYRKIVVRALKIYAVGMFLNLMPDFNLTDARWTGTLHRIAFVFLFCALLYLNTNWKQQAWIAALTLVAYWLALTLIPSPDLGRVALEPGQNLVAWFDRQFLPGRMWQGTWDPESILSTFPATVTGITGLLAGRWMLSAASPTEKVAYLMTAGFFTTAAGYFWGLTFPVNEGLWTSSFVLVTSGFAAMLLGALYFLVDVLGYRNGTAPGIVFGANAIAVYVMADVLALFFYRLKFGGLPLNELAVGELIKLGFQPELASLLYALFFVAVNYIPAYWLYQRKIFIKL; this is translated from the coding sequence ATGATTCAACCCACCAACCGACTTATCTCGCTCGATGCCGTTCGGGGCTTCACGATTGCGGCCATGATTATGGTCAACTTTCCGGGCACCGAAGAGCACGTGTATTTTACACTCCGGCACTCCAAATGGAACGGCCTGTCGTTTACCGACCTCATAGCCCCGGTGTTTTTGTTTGTCGTGGGCGTATCTATTGCCCTCGCCTATTCGGGCAAGCGCGACGCGGGCGGGCCGCGAGGGCCGCTGTACCGCAAAATCGTGGTCCGGGCGCTTAAGATTTACGCTGTCGGTATGTTTCTGAACCTCATGCCCGACTTCAACCTGACCGATGCCCGCTGGACCGGCACCCTCCACCGCATTGCCTTTGTGTTTCTGTTCTGTGCCCTGCTGTACCTCAACACCAACTGGAAACAACAGGCGTGGATTGCCGCGCTCACGCTGGTAGCCTACTGGCTTGCGCTCACGCTCATTCCCTCACCCGACCTCGGCCGGGTGGCGCTGGAGCCGGGGCAAAATCTGGTGGCCTGGTTCGACCGGCAGTTTCTGCCCGGCCGGATGTGGCAGGGCACCTGGGACCCTGAGAGTATTCTGAGCACCTTTCCGGCCACGGTCACGGGTATTACGGGCCTGCTCGCCGGGCGGTGGATGCTCAGTGCAGCCAGCCCCACCGAAAAAGTGGCCTATCTGATGACGGCGGGCTTTTTTACCACTGCCGCCGGGTATTTCTGGGGGCTTACGTTTCCGGTCAATGAAGGTCTCTGGACCAGTTCGTTTGTACTCGTCACCTCCGGGTTTGCGGCCATGCTGCTGGGGGCTCTTTACTTTCTGGTCGATGTGTTGGGTTACCGAAACGGCACCGCGCCGGGCATTGTGTTTGGGGCTAACGCTATAGCTGTATACGTTATGGCCGATGTACTGGCGCTGTTTTTCTATCGACTCAAATTTGGCGGTCTCCCCCTCAACGAACTCGCGGTGGGGGAGCTGATTAAACTGGGGTTCCAGCCCGAACTCGCCAGCCTCTTGTACGCCCTGTTCTTCGTGGCGGTCAACTACATCCCGGCTTATTGGCTCTACCAGCGGAAGATTTTCATTAAGCTGTAA
- a CDS encoding family 20 glycosylhydrolase — MRTILYSALICLIGLLVGVSCQKNGSAGQVDLSWELVSNFTPVPNGFEARFDLTNTGDTPLTDRNWALFFNMAPRPMLKPRSPQPGTVQHINGDWYKLTPNAGFRLDPGASVTIRYEGTEGVTKVTDAPLGPYLVLYDDAGREAEVVPIANYTIRPFARKEQRLRGPADREPPYSPEVVFGQNQTATLLPASQLQPVIPAPVRLSTSPGTLALSASMPIYADPGLTGEATLLAEKLKQMTGKTFQIVTTPPTSTAIVLKTGPVQVAGKNREAYQLRIDAGGVNITGSDAAGVFYGTQSLLALLPLEAYKTPAEPVALPFTQIDDAPRFGFRGLHLDVSRNFQTKETILRVLDLLAFYKVNQFLFYTTEDEGWRLEIDGLPELTQVGAQRQHTSGKEAPALHPAYGSGPKAYEEGKYGSGFYTKADFVEILKYAHARHIRVIPELNFPGHARAAIKAMEARYQRLMNEGKPAEAAQYRLIDPADRSVYQSAQGYKDNVVSVGLESTYRFYEKVVDEITRMYKQAGVPMEVMHIGGDEVPEGAWAQSPVAAKLLRENPAIKDPKNLQAYFVRTLLKRLEPRKLEIHGWEEVALTKAANGNYVPNREFVGRRVVPYIWNNLFDPDLGNRLANAGYPVVLCNVSNFYFDLAYNNDPEEPGLYWAGYVDTRSNWTFAPYDMFKTTYKTAMGDPLDFTGRERLRPDARPNIRGVEAQLWSETVKGRDMAEYYMLPKLMGFAESAWAPERPWETVDDRVARERAIAAGWNVFANTLAQRDLPRLARFNGGYNYRLPPPGARILNGLLEANVELPGLQIRYTTDGSEPNSTSALYQKPVRVSGPVKLKSFDAAGRASRATVLTPP; from the coding sequence ATGCGCACCATACTGTACTCTGCCCTGATCTGTCTGATTGGGTTGCTGGTTGGCGTAAGTTGCCAGAAAAACGGGTCGGCCGGGCAGGTCGATCTGAGCTGGGAGCTGGTAAGTAACTTTACGCCGGTGCCCAACGGTTTTGAGGCCCGTTTCGACCTGACCAACACCGGCGATACCCCGCTCACCGACCGTAACTGGGCCTTGTTTTTCAATATGGCTCCCCGGCCTATGCTCAAGCCCCGTAGCCCGCAACCGGGCACGGTGCAGCACATCAACGGCGACTGGTACAAACTTACGCCCAATGCGGGCTTCCGACTCGATCCCGGTGCTTCGGTAACGATCCGGTACGAAGGCACCGAAGGCGTAACCAAAGTGACCGATGCCCCCCTTGGGCCGTATCTGGTCTTGTACGATGATGCCGGCCGCGAAGCGGAGGTGGTGCCCATCGCCAACTATACCATCCGGCCGTTTGCCCGTAAAGAGCAGCGGCTCCGTGGCCCTGCCGACCGCGAGCCTCCCTACTCGCCGGAGGTAGTATTTGGGCAAAACCAAACGGCTACGCTGCTCCCGGCAAGTCAGTTGCAGCCGGTGATTCCGGCCCCGGTGCGCCTGTCGACGAGCCCCGGTACACTGGCCCTATCGGCGTCGATGCCGATTTATGCCGACCCCGGCCTGACCGGCGAAGCCACGTTGCTGGCCGAAAAGCTGAAGCAGATGACCGGCAAAACGTTTCAGATCGTGACCACTCCGCCCACGAGTACCGCTATTGTGCTCAAAACCGGGCCGGTTCAGGTGGCGGGCAAAAACCGGGAGGCTTACCAACTCCGGATCGATGCCGGGGGAGTAAACATCACCGGTAGCGATGCCGCCGGGGTATTTTACGGCACCCAAAGCCTGTTGGCCTTGTTGCCCCTCGAAGCCTACAAAACCCCCGCCGAACCGGTGGCTTTGCCGTTTACCCAGATCGACGATGCCCCCCGGTTCGGATTTCGGGGACTGCACCTCGACGTAAGCCGAAACTTCCAGACCAAAGAAACTATTCTGCGCGTGCTCGACCTGCTGGCGTTTTACAAGGTCAATCAGTTTTTGTTTTACACCACCGAAGACGAAGGCTGGCGGCTCGAAATTGACGGCTTGCCCGAGCTGACGCAGGTGGGTGCGCAACGCCAGCATACGTCGGGCAAAGAGGCACCAGCCCTGCACCCTGCCTACGGCTCGGGGCCAAAGGCGTACGAAGAAGGCAAATACGGCAGCGGTTTTTACACTAAAGCCGACTTTGTGGAGATTCTGAAATACGCCCACGCCCGGCACATCCGGGTGATTCCCGAACTGAATTTCCCCGGTCATGCGCGGGCGGCTATCAAGGCGATGGAGGCCCGTTACCAACGGCTGATGAACGAAGGTAAACCCGCCGAAGCCGCCCAGTACCGGCTCATCGACCCCGCCGACCGCTCGGTGTATCAGTCGGCGCAGGGGTACAAAGACAATGTGGTGAGTGTGGGCCTCGAATCGACGTACCGGTTTTACGAAAAAGTAGTGGACGAGATAACCCGGATGTACAAACAGGCGGGGGTGCCGATGGAAGTAATGCACATTGGGGGCGACGAGGTACCCGAAGGGGCCTGGGCACAGTCGCCGGTGGCGGCTAAGCTCCTGCGCGAGAATCCGGCCATAAAAGACCCCAAAAACCTACAGGCTTACTTTGTGCGAACGTTGCTGAAACGGCTCGAACCGCGCAAACTCGAAATTCACGGTTGGGAGGAGGTCGCCCTCACCAAAGCTGCTAACGGCAACTACGTGCCCAACCGAGAGTTTGTGGGCCGCCGGGTGGTGCCTTACATCTGGAACAACCTGTTCGACCCTGATTTGGGTAACCGGCTGGCCAATGCGGGTTATCCGGTGGTGCTCTGTAACGTATCGAATTTTTACTTCGATCTGGCCTACAACAACGATCCCGAAGAGCCCGGCCTGTATTGGGCAGGCTATGTAGATACGCGCAGCAACTGGACGTTTGCGCCGTACGACATGTTCAAAACGACGTATAAAACGGCTATGGGCGACCCGCTTGATTTTACCGGTCGGGAGCGGCTCCGGCCCGACGCCCGCCCGAATATCCGGGGGGTAGAAGCGCAGCTCTGGAGCGAAACCGTGAAAGGGCGCGATATGGCCGAGTACTACATGCTGCCCAAGCTGATGGGCTTTGCCGAGAGTGCCTGGGCGCCCGAACGGCCCTGGGAAACCGTCGACGACCGCGTTGCGCGGGAGCGGGCCATTGCGGCTGGCTGGAACGTGTTTGCCAACACCCTGGCCCAGCGCGACCTGCCTCGGCTGGCCCGGTTCAACGGGGGGTACAACTACCGACTGCCTCCGCCGGGAGCCCGCATCCTGAATGGCCTGCTGGAGGCTAATGTCGAGTTGCCGGGGCTTCAGATTCGGTACACGACCGATGGTTCGGAGCCGAATAGTACCTCGGCCCTGTACCAGAAGCCGGTACGGGTGAGTGGCCCGGTCAAACTCAAAAGTTTCGACGCGGCCGGTCGCGCCAGCCGGGCTACGGTGCTAACACCGCCCTAA
- a CDS encoding ROK family protein, protein MKTIGVDLGGTNVRVGLIENGTVLHKVSGRLRQKDSLSATLGQLVEMIRPLLSPEVSSIGIGVPSVVDLERGIVYNVANIPSWQEVPLRDILEEEFDRPVFVNNDVNCFILGEHQFGLARGCRSAVGLAIGTGLGSGIIIDNQLYTGNNCGAGEIGLLPYRDKTIESYASTHFFESMHGTSAWEVSQSARLGAPDALALWAEFGGHFGQAIKAVLYTYDPEVIVLGGSIAKAYPYFRAGMLQSMADFAYPTTLQRLRLVQSENESIALLGASVLVHQLA, encoded by the coding sequence ATGAAAACGATTGGGGTTGATCTGGGAGGAACCAACGTGCGGGTGGGCCTGATCGAAAACGGTACCGTGCTGCATAAAGTGAGTGGGCGGCTCCGGCAAAAAGATTCGCTGTCGGCTACGCTGGGTCAACTGGTTGAGATGATTCGACCGTTGCTGAGCCCTGAGGTGAGTAGCATCGGGATCGGAGTGCCGTCGGTGGTTGATCTGGAACGTGGCATTGTGTACAACGTGGCTAATATTCCGTCGTGGCAGGAGGTGCCCCTGCGCGATATTCTGGAGGAGGAGTTCGACCGGCCGGTATTTGTCAACAACGACGTCAACTGCTTTATTCTGGGCGAACATCAGTTTGGGCTGGCGCGGGGGTGCCGCTCGGCGGTGGGGCTGGCCATCGGTACGGGGCTCGGTTCGGGCATCATCATCGACAACCAGCTCTACACGGGCAACAACTGCGGGGCGGGGGAGATTGGCCTTTTGCCCTATCGTGACAAAACGATTGAGTCGTATGCCTCAACCCACTTTTTCGAGAGTATGCACGGTACGTCGGCCTGGGAGGTGAGTCAGTCGGCCCGGCTTGGCGCCCCCGATGCGCTGGCGTTGTGGGCCGAATTTGGCGGACATTTCGGGCAGGCCATTAAAGCCGTACTATACACCTACGACCCCGAAGTGATTGTGCTCGGCGGCTCTATTGCCAAAGCGTACCCGTATTTTCGGGCTGGCATGCTGCAAAGTATGGCCGATTTTGCGTACCCCACCACCTTACAGCGGTTGCGACTGGTGCAGTCTGAAAACGAGTCTATTGCCTTGTTGGGAGCCTCGGTACTGGTGCATCAGCTGGCGTAG
- a CDS encoding xylose operon transcription regulator XylR: MHKVILLIDFAEDYSKSLLKGITKYSREHGPWIFCRMPLFHRETQGIDGILDWARDWEADGIIGQLYNDGCAEKLVEAGIPVIAQDFKERFTEIPNITGAYRETGAMAADYFLKKGFRHFAFYGFKNIVWSRERAEGFEERVARAGHEVTYFEHNKVRSSELWYYKPSSLSEWLLSLPKPIALLACDDRLGQHITEACRHSGIRIPDEVAVLGVDNDETLCELSDPPLSSIALDAEKGGYDAARLLDRLIRKDIDQAYDIVVEPTQIITRQSTDIYATHDEYIALSLKYIHQNIDKNLQVDQVVKQVPLSRRSLEMRFQEVIGYPIYKYIQNLRIEKFSKKLLETDQAVFEIAMDLGLNDTKNIARQFKQIKGCTPLEYRHRYLAGK, from the coding sequence ATGCACAAGGTTATCCTGCTGATCGATTTTGCCGAAGACTACAGCAAGAGTCTGCTGAAGGGAATCACCAAGTACTCGCGGGAACATGGCCCCTGGATTTTTTGCCGGATGCCGCTCTTTCACCGCGAAACGCAGGGTATCGATGGTATTCTCGACTGGGCCCGCGATTGGGAGGCCGACGGTATCATCGGGCAGTTGTACAACGATGGCTGCGCCGAGAAACTCGTGGAAGCCGGTATTCCGGTGATTGCCCAGGACTTTAAGGAACGCTTCACCGAAATTCCGAACATAACCGGTGCCTACCGCGAAACAGGGGCTATGGCGGCCGACTATTTCCTCAAAAAGGGCTTCCGGCATTTTGCATTCTACGGGTTCAAAAACATTGTCTGGTCGCGGGAGCGGGCCGAGGGGTTTGAGGAACGAGTGGCACGCGCAGGGCATGAGGTCACGTATTTTGAGCACAACAAGGTGCGGTCGAGCGAGCTTTGGTACTACAAACCGAGTTCGCTCAGCGAATGGCTGCTGTCCTTGCCCAAGCCCATTGCCCTGTTGGCCTGCGACGACCGGCTGGGGCAGCATATCACCGAGGCTTGTCGGCATTCGGGTATCCGCATCCCCGACGAGGTGGCCGTGCTGGGCGTCGACAACGACGAGACCCTGTGCGAACTCTCTGACCCGCCCTTGTCGAGTATTGCGCTGGATGCCGAAAAAGGAGGCTACGATGCGGCCCGGCTCCTCGACCGGCTCATCCGCAAAGACATCGATCAGGCCTACGATATTGTGGTAGAGCCCACGCAGATTATCACCCGGCAGTCAACGGATATTTACGCCACGCACGACGAATACATTGCCTTGTCGCTCAAATACATCCACCAGAATATCGACAAAAATCTCCAGGTCGATCAGGTGGTGAAGCAGGTGCCACTCTCCCGGCGCTCGCTCGAAATGCGGTTTCAAGAGGTGATTGGCTACCCGATTTACAAATACATTCAGAATCTGCGGATCGAAAAATTCTCCAAAAAACTGCTCGAAACCGATCAGGCCGTGTTTGAAATTGCGATGGACCTCGGCCTCAACGATACCAAAAATATTGCCCGCCAGTTTAAGCAGATCAAAGGCTGCACCCCACTCGAATACCGACACCGCTACCTTGCCGGGAAATAG
- a CDS encoding DegT/DnrJ/EryC1/StrS family aminotransferase has protein sequence MDETQSIMREPAQTVQLALHGGPKTVQSQFVWPVFDEREVNTVADLVRSGQWGNPDCTGLVAEFEAQFAAYCGTKYAISCVNGSVSLRLALMACGVRPGDEVIVPPYTFIATASTVLEVNCVPVFVDLDPDTYNLDPARIEAAITDRTRAIIPVHFAGLPCDMDAIMAIAERYNLRVIEDAAHAHGAEYRGRKLGSIGDLGSFSFQSSKNLTSGEGGMVITNDDALYRTVESLRNVGRLPEGQWYDHFNPGCNYRISPLQAGLLIEQLKRLDDQTRRRHENGLYLDSLLGAIDGIRPMSRGNAPLVHARHLYLFRYNKQAFANLPKAEFVQMLAAEGVPCSGGYPHPLYKQPLFQNRNWMCYAIPDWVDYGPVHCPVAEHACSDEGIWIFQHALLGTRTDMDAFADAIRKIQQAMTGL, from the coding sequence ATGGACGAAACACAGTCCATTATGCGTGAACCCGCTCAAACCGTGCAACTGGCTTTACACGGCGGCCCCAAAACGGTGCAGTCCCAATTTGTGTGGCCTGTTTTCGACGAACGGGAGGTAAACACCGTGGCCGACCTGGTCCGTAGCGGGCAGTGGGGCAACCCCGACTGCACGGGTCTGGTAGCCGAGTTTGAAGCGCAGTTTGCGGCTTACTGCGGCACCAAATACGCCATTAGCTGCGTCAACGGGTCGGTATCGCTACGGCTGGCGCTGATGGCCTGCGGAGTTCGCCCCGGCGACGAAGTCATTGTGCCGCCCTACACGTTTATTGCCACGGCTTCAACGGTGCTGGAGGTAAACTGCGTCCCGGTTTTTGTGGATCTCGACCCCGATACCTACAACCTCGACCCGGCTCGCATCGAAGCCGCCATTACCGACCGTACCCGCGCTATTATTCCGGTGCATTTTGCGGGCTTACCCTGCGATATGGACGCTATTATGGCCATAGCCGAGCGGTACAACCTGCGGGTTATTGAAGATGCCGCCCACGCACACGGAGCCGAATACCGGGGCCGCAAACTCGGCTCGATAGGCGATCTGGGCAGTTTCAGCTTTCAGTCCTCCAAAAACCTGACCTCAGGCGAAGGCGGTATGGTCATTACCAACGACGATGCCCTATACCGCACCGTCGAATCGCTGCGCAACGTGGGGAGGCTACCCGAAGGGCAGTGGTACGACCATTTCAATCCCGGCTGCAATTACCGGATCAGCCCGCTCCAGGCCGGGTTGCTGATTGAACAACTTAAGCGACTCGACGACCAAACCCGCCGACGGCACGAAAACGGGCTTTACCTCGACTCCCTGCTGGGTGCCATCGACGGAATACGGCCTATGAGCCGGGGTAACGCGCCCCTCGTACACGCCCGGCACCTGTATCTGTTTCGGTACAACAAACAGGCGTTTGCCAACCTGCCCAAAGCCGAATTTGTTCAAATGCTGGCGGCCGAGGGCGTCCCGTGTTCGGGTGGTTATCCGCACCCATTATACAAACAGCCCCTATTCCAAAACCGCAACTGGATGTGCTACGCCATCCCCGACTGGGTGGATTACGGGCCCGTACATTGCCCCGTTGCCGAACACGCCTGCTCCGACGAAGGAATCTGGATTTTTCAGCACGCCCTGCTCGGTACCCGCACCGATATGGATGCGTTTGCCGATGCCATCCGCAAAATCCAACAGGCGATGACCGGTTTATAG
- a CDS encoding NAD-dependent epimerase/dehydratase family protein: MRAYPERANWAVTGVYYPTQPFAMNVLLTGANGFLGSHIARQLIERGYTVRALLRPNSPTPTLNDLPIVPVPGDLRDRASVVRAADDCQYIIHAGALASVNPARNKTVWDINLDGTENVLRAAHLTGVERLVYVGTANVFGFGTKTSPGNENSPYVGTRYGLDYMDSKEAATRRVMQSGVPAVSVHPTFMLGSMDHKPTSGALLLGLYKRQVAGTPVGGKNYVHVADVATATVNALTKGRVGEQYILGNQNLSYAEAFALMAEVMGCRAPSVTIPKGLAWVAGQLSQLQATLTRKPARLNPAMVAVANDGHYFEVQKAIRELNLPQTPVQEAIRDAFDWFRANGYV; encoded by the coding sequence TTGCGGGCTTACCCTGAGCGGGCCAATTGGGCCGTAACCGGTGTGTATTACCCGACTCAACCGTTTGCCATGAACGTGCTGCTGACCGGGGCAAATGGCTTTCTCGGAAGCCATATTGCCCGCCAACTGATCGAGCGGGGCTATACCGTGCGGGCCCTGCTCCGCCCCAATAGCCCCACCCCTACCCTCAACGACCTACCCATTGTACCCGTGCCGGGCGACCTACGCGACCGGGCTTCGGTTGTTCGCGCGGCCGATGATTGCCAGTACATCATCCATGCCGGGGCGTTGGCGTCGGTAAACCCGGCTCGTAACAAAACCGTTTGGGATATCAACCTCGACGGAACCGAGAACGTGCTGCGGGCCGCTCACCTCACGGGGGTAGAGCGGCTTGTGTATGTGGGTACAGCCAATGTGTTTGGCTTCGGGACAAAAACGAGTCCGGGCAACGAAAACAGCCCCTACGTAGGTACCCGATACGGACTCGATTACATGGACAGTAAAGAAGCCGCCACTCGCCGGGTAATGCAGTCGGGCGTGCCGGCCGTGAGTGTACACCCGACGTTTATGCTCGGTTCTATGGACCACAAACCTACGTCGGGCGCACTGTTGCTGGGACTTTATAAACGGCAGGTAGCCGGAACGCCGGTGGGCGGCAAAAACTACGTACACGTAGCTGATGTAGCAACGGCAACCGTCAACGCCCTAACCAAAGGGCGCGTGGGTGAGCAGTATATTCTGGGAAATCAGAACCTGAGCTATGCCGAAGCCTTTGCCCTCATGGCCGAGGTGATGGGTTGCCGCGCTCCGTCGGTGACGATTCCGAAAGGCTTGGCCTGGGTAGCCGGGCAACTGAGTCAGCTTCAGGCCACCCTAACCCGTAAACCCGCCCGTCTCAACCCGGCGATGGTGGCCGTAGCCAACGACGGCCATTATTTCGAGGTGCAAAAGGCCATTCGCGAACTCAACCTCCCCCAAACGCCGGTTCAGGAGGCTATCCGCGACGCATTCGACTGGTTCCGGGCCAACGGGTACGTATAG
- a CDS encoding type II toxin-antitoxin system VapC family toxin, with the protein MISAPPNSFVLVDKGVMSRFLLGKPQITEAYTKLTNTSVPVISASIYIELMRWLVNIRGRKVDPITKKEFEFIRRQLDKYVQLNHAECIELAVEVSRIYPDTGLGDCFTIGVSLFFDIPVFTLNQKHFERIPGLRLYRPDNYDLLETN; encoded by the coding sequence ATGATCAGTGCTCCGCCAAACTCGTTTGTGCTGGTTGATAAAGGCGTAATGAGTCGTTTCCTTTTGGGAAAGCCACAAATTACTGAAGCTTACACCAAGCTTACAAATACCTCCGTACCAGTCATTTCAGCCAGTATTTATATTGAGCTTATGCGATGGTTGGTTAATATCCGTGGGCGCAAGGTTGATCCCATCACCAAAAAAGAGTTTGAGTTTATTCGGAGACAACTCGATAAGTATGTGCAGCTCAATCACGCAGAATGCATCGAACTGGCAGTTGAAGTGTCTCGGATTTATCCAGACACTGGTCTAGGGGACTGTTTCACGATTGGTGTTAGCTTATTTTTCGATATCCCTGTATTCACGCTCAACCAGAAACACTTCGAGCGGATACCGGGCTTGCGGCTATACCGCCCTGACAATTACGACCTGCTGGAAACTAATTGA
- a CDS encoding DUF4397 domain-containing protein, translating into MLKNILFIFSAAVLLFSCEKNALQLPTEPVGAGARLKLIHAAPDLPGIDLLIGGKKFSAFTPVGATTTNPGTPAGVPYNNTFPGNLANYALVTPGQAAITISAPASTTAGSATVVTEQSITLDDNKYYSLFVAGPTAKPEVLLLTDDFGSALDATKTYVRFINLTSGGTYDFALSNGTMLAPALAFKGVTSFIAIDPAITPSFVFRAPGTTANLGTITLTNTAAGRVITIFTRGVVGRTGTAAPGINLYINR; encoded by the coding sequence ATGCTCAAAAATATTCTGTTTATCTTCTCGGCTGCGGTGTTGCTGTTCTCCTGCGAGAAAAACGCCCTGCAACTGCCCACCGAACCCGTCGGAGCCGGAGCACGGCTGAAGCTGATTCACGCGGCCCCCGACCTGCCGGGTATCGACCTGCTGATTGGCGGTAAAAAGTTCAGCGCCTTCACGCCCGTTGGTGCCACGACCACCAACCCCGGCACGCCCGCCGGTGTGCCCTACAACAACACATTTCCGGGCAACTTAGCCAACTACGCGCTGGTCACACCGGGACAGGCAGCCATCACCATTTCGGCGCCGGCCAGCACCACGGCTGGCAGCGCTACGGTAGTTACGGAACAGTCGATCACGCTGGACGACAACAAGTACTACTCCCTGTTTGTGGCAGGCCCCACGGCCAAGCCTGAGGTTCTGTTGCTCACCGACGATTTTGGCTCGGCTCTCGATGCCACCAAGACGTACGTACGATTCATCAACCTGACTTCGGGGGGGACGTATGACTTTGCTCTTTCCAACGGCACCATGCTAGCACCCGCACTGGCTTTCAAAGGCGTTACGTCGTTTATCGCCATTGATCCGGCCATCACGCCTTCGTTTGTGTTCCGCGCACCGGGTACTACCGCCAACCTAGGCACGATTACACTTACCAACACGGCTGCCGGTCGGGTAATCACGATCTTTACCCGCGGGGTAGTAGGCCGAACCGGCACGGCTGCACCCGGCATCAACCTGTATATCAACCGGTAA